A genome region from Hoplias malabaricus isolate fHopMal1 chromosome 8, fHopMal1.hap1, whole genome shotgun sequence includes the following:
- the dmac2l gene encoding ATP synthase subunit s, mitochondrial, which produces MRVLSQTVKSVFHTHCKPAERSRGFWGWLNAVFNKVDYERINAVGPDRAAAEWLLRCGAKVRFCGFDRWQHDYNGLPTGPLGRYKIQAIDATESCIMYRGFDYLNGLEHIEEIRLNKCIYIEDICLEHLSQTKPLQASVKTLSVISCGNVTDKGIISLHHLRNLEHLLLIDLPGIKDKEKTTERLQTALPKLTIQLDLA; this is translated from the exons ATGAGAGTCCTCAGTCAAACAGTGAAGAGTGTAttccacacacactgtaaacctgCAGAGCGCAGCAGAGGATTCTGGGGCTGGCTCAATGCTGTATTCAACAA AGTTGATTATGAGCGGATTAATGCTGTTGGTCCTGATCGTGCAGCTGCTGAATGGCTCTTGAGGTGTGGAGCCAAAGTTCGTTTCTGTGGTTTTGACCGCTGGCAGCATGACTATAATGGGCTCCCGACTGGACCACTGGGTCGGTACAAGATCCAGGCCATCGACGCTACAGAGTCCTGCATCATGTACCGGGGCTTTGATTACTTGA atggTTTAGAGCACATAGAAGAGATAAGGCtgaataaatgtatatacataGAAGACATATGTCTGGAGCATTTGAGTCAGACAAAACCTCTGCAGGCCAGTGTGAAGACACTCTCAGTTATCTCTTGTGGCAATGTAACGGACAAAGGCATCATCTCTCTCCATCACCTAAG GAATCTGGAGCATTTGTTACTCATCGACTTGCCAGGAAtaaaagacaaagagaaaacCACAGAAAGACTACAGACAGCACTGCCCAAACTCACTATACAACTAGACTTGGCTTAG